The Phacochoerus africanus isolate WHEZ1 chromosome 15, ROS_Pafr_v1, whole genome shotgun sequence genome has a segment encoding these proteins:
- the DUSP5 gene encoding dual specificity protein phosphatase 5, producing the protein MKVTSLDGRQLRKMLRKEAAARCVVLDCRPYLAFAASSVRGSLNVNLNSVVLRRARGGAVSARYVLPDEEARARLLQEGGGGVAAVVVLDQGSRHWQKLREESAARVVLTSLLACLPAGPRVYFLKGGYETFHSEYPECCVDVKPISQEKVETERALISQCGKPVLNISFRPAYDQGGPVEILPFLYLGSAYHASKCEFLANLHITALLNVSRRTSEACTTHLHYKWIPVEDNHTADISSHFQEAIDFIDCVREKGGKVLVHCEAGISRSPTICMAYLMKTKQLHLKDAFDYIKQRRSVISPNFGFMGQLLQYESEILPSTPTPQAPSCQGEAAGPSFLAHLQTLSPDVQGSYCTFPTSVLAPVPTHSTVSELSRSPMATATSC; encoded by the exons ATGAAGGTCACGTCGCTCGACGGGCGCCAGCTGCGCAAGATGCTCCGCAAGGAGGCGGCGGCGCGCTGTGTGGTGCTCGACTGCCGGCCGTACCTGGCCTTCGCCGCCTCGAGCGTGCGCGGCTCGCTCAACGTCAACCTCAACTCGGTGGTGCTGCGGCGGGCCCGCGGCGGTGCGGTGTCGGCGCGCTACGTACTGCCCGACGAGGAGGCGCGCGCGCGGCTGCTGCAAGAGGGTGGCGGCGGCGTGGCGGCCGTAGTCGTGCTGGACCAGGGCAGCCGCCACTGGCAGAAGCTGCGCGAAGAGAGTGCCGCGCGCGTCGTGCTCACCTCGCTGCTCGCCTGCCTCCCCGCCGGCCCGCGAGTCTACTTCCTCAAAG ggggATATGAGACTTTCCACTCGGAATATCCTGAGTGTTGTGTGGACGTAAAACCCATTTCACAGGAGAAGGTCGAAACCGAGAGAGCGCTCATCAGTCAGTGTGGGAAACCAGTGCTTAACATCAGCTTCAGGCCAGCTTACGACCAG GGCGGCCCAGTTGAAATCCTTCCGTTCCTCTACCTTGGAAGTGCCTACCATGCATCCAAGTGCGAGTTCCTCGCCAACCTACACATCACAGCCCTGCTGAATGTCTCACGGCGAACCTCCGAGGCCTGCACGACCCACCTACACTACAAATGGATCCCCGTGGAAGACAACCACACCGCTGACATCAGCTCCCACTTTCAAGAAGCAATAGACTTCATTG acTGTGTCAGGGAAAAGGGCGGCAAGGTCCTTGTCCACTGTGAGGCTGGGATCTCCCGCTCGCCCACCATCTGCATGGCTTACCTCATGAAGACCAAGCAGCTCCACCTGAAGGACGCCTTCGATTACATCAAGCAGAGGAGGAGTGTGATCTCGCCCAACTTCGGCTTCATGGGCCAGCTCCTGCAGTATGAGTCGGAGATCCTGCCTTCCACACCTACCCCCCAAGCTCCCTCCTGCCAAGGGGAGGCAGCCGGCCCTTCATTCCTAGCCCATTTGCAGACACTGAGCCCTGACGTGCAGGGTTCCTACTGCACATTCCCTACCTCAGTGCTGGCACCAGTGCCCACCCACTCGACAGTCTCAGAGCTCAGCCGGAgccccatggccacagccacatcctgcTAA